The following are encoded in a window of Microcaecilia unicolor chromosome 14, aMicUni1.1, whole genome shotgun sequence genomic DNA:
- the LOC115457903 gene encoding cysteinyl leukotriene receptor 2-like, with product MLVPTMGFHPVLTNSSSYQQCSHDYKFPIYTGAYLFIFLLGFSFNASSLYVFLCLIPRRTPNNIFMINLAVSDLFFTLTLPLRIIYYLRQGDWIFGSPLCGILIYTFYLNMYTSILFLTALSVSRYVAVLHPMRIRVLFSFRRSVVISVVIWLVVGLATSPFLLAKSFWRDGKVRCFEPRDESSLTRILIMNYSGLIVGFAIPFFTIVICYACIIRHLKRGSQDLKGCQPRRDRVIALIVIVLCVFFFCFLPYHIQRTVHLHFATRRRDDCSITLLMQKMVVLTICMASTNSCFNPLLYYFAGSSFRSALRSKVRHNNTGSSWKGHGIQT from the coding sequence ATGCTAGTGCCAACCATGGGCTTTCACCCTGTCCTCACCAATAGTTCTTCCTACCAACAGTGCAGTCATGACTACAAGTTCCCAATCTACACTGGAGCCTACCTGTTCATCTTTCTTCTGGGATTCAGTTTCAATGCATCGTCCCTCTACGTCTTCCTGTGCCTCATCCCTCGCAGAACGCCCAACAACATCTTCATGATCAACCTGGCTGTGTCTGACCTCTTCTTTACCTTGACCCTACCCCTCCGTATCATCTACTACCTGAGGCAGGGTGATTGGATCTTTGGAAGTCCCCTCTGTGGCATCCTCATTTACACATTttatctgaacatgtataccagtATCCTCTTCCTCACTGCACTGAGTGTCTCCCGCTACGTGGCTGTGCTTCACCCAATGAGGATCAGGGTGCTCTTCAGCTTTAGGAGGTCCGTGGTCATATCGGTGGTCATTTGGTTGGTAGTTGGCTTGGCCACATCTCCATTTCTCCTGGCCAAATCCTTCTGGAGGGATGGAAAGGTCCGTTGCTTCGAGCCCAGGGATGAATCCTCACTAACTCGTATCCTTATCATGAACTACAGCGGTCTTATTGTGGGCTTCGCTATACCCTTCTTCACCATTGTCATCTGCTATGCATGCATCATCAGGCACCTGAAACGGGGTAGCCAGGACCTAAAGGGTTGCCAGCCTCGGCGGGACCGTGTCATAGCCCTCATTGTCATTGTTCTCTGTGTCTTCTTCTTCTGCTTCCTGCCTTACCATATCCAGCGCACAGTACACTTACACTTTGCGACTCGTAGACGGGATGACTGTTCGATCACCTTGCTTATGCAGAAAATGGTGGTTCTTACAATCTGCATGGCATCCACCAACAGCTGCTTTAACCCACTGCTCTACTACTTTGCTGGGTCCAGCTTTCGTAGCGCCCTCCGGAGTAAAGTGAGGCACAATAATACAGGATCCTCCTGGAAGGGGCATGGTATCCAAACTTAG
- the LOC115456987 gene encoding N-acetyllactosaminide beta-1,3-N-acetylglucosaminyltransferase 2-like — protein MLERKQALMICLIIATVFYIVYQKTMNYEIFGLPVPKPHPLAFHRESVDLSDKLFTYQLNLSYFEKEFPALQSYNCTLLIDKKDFCHSANTKPLFILSIKSYPASFNRRAALRKTWAKEKEISRYLMKPLFLIATSPSQKQMNLVADEDKAFKDILLWDFMESHHNLSLKERCFLEWLFDNCQKAEFIFKGDDDGFVNPKALVKHVRNTANASQILHGALQRYSTVMRSGKYRVSNSIFPYQKYPSFLSGGGFIFPGGHIPALYAVSMRLPVFPLDDVYFGFLSLAAGLTFRHDKKFYVFGMEDKTCLYKEALFVHGITTEKLLQVWRDFQEKKC, from the exons ATGCTGGAGAGAAAGCAAGCGCTGATGATCTGTCTAATTATAGCTACCGTTTTCTACATAGTGTACCAGAAAACAATGAACTATGAAATCTTTGGTCTTCCTGTACCCAAGCCACACCCTCTTGCCTTTCACAGGGAATCTGTCGATTTGTCCGATAAACTATTCACTTACCAACTCAATCTGAGTTACTTCGAGAAAGAGTTCCCTGCCCTGCAGAGCTACAACTGTACACTGTTGATTGACAAGAAGGATTTTTGCCACTCAGCCAATACGAAACCACTGTTTATCCTGTCCATCAAATCATATCCTGCATCTTTCAACCGAAGGGCAGCATTGCGAAAGACGTGGGCCAAAGAAAAGGAGATATCCAGATATTTGATGAAGCCCTTGTTCCTTATAGCAACATCTCCAAGTCAGAAACAGATGAATCTGGTAGCAGATGAGGACAAGGCCTTTAAGGACATTTTGCTTTGGGACTTCATGGAGAGCCATCACAACCTGTCTCTGAAGGAACGGTGCTTCCTCGAGTGGCTATTCGACAACTGCCAGAAGGCGGAGTTTATCTTTAAAG GTGACGATGACGGGTTTGTGAACCCAAAAGCACTGGTGAAGCACGTAAGAAACACTGCCAATGCCTCACAGATTCTGCATGGGGCCCTACAGCGTTATTCCACTGTGATGAGATCTGGGAAATACAGGGTATCCAATTCCATCTTCCCTTATCAAAAATACCCTTCTTTCCTCTCTGGTGGAGGCTTTATCTTCCCTGGGGGCCACATCCCTGCCCTCTATGCAGTCTCTATGCGACTTCCTGTATTCCCATTGGATGATGTCTACTTTGGCTTCCTGAGCCTGGCAGCTGGCTTGACATTTCGCCATGATAAAAAGTTCTACGTCTTTGGGATGGAGGACAAGACCTGTTTGTACAAAGAGGCTCTATTTGTTCATGGAATTACTACGGAAAAACTCCTTCAGGTCTGGCGGGATTTTCaagaaaagaaatgctga